Proteins found in one Takifugu rubripes chromosome 17, fTakRub1.2, whole genome shotgun sequence genomic segment:
- the crebbpa gene encoding CREB-binding protein isoform X2, which yields MAENLLEMGPPSSKRPKLNSPALSASDGPDLGSLTWDDLENDLPDELIPNGGDLSLMSGMPSNGGAASGPGGTPTGLGGGGSGVPDAAAKHKQLSELLRGGNSSSIASTGLNSANSQAGSMGPQLGTPLGKSPLGQGSPNNHHSPQAQKAGTPSGVAGQNTNGNTAAMGLNSAGFNQTMINNGPSHGGLLPQGGQPQPGQMMNGGLGADAGRVRAAGVGVMQYQGASMQAAAAGAGGAASALAETLTQGGQQMGAHTNLNGAQQAGSLNKMGLSSNGGPFGAQPYGQGATGPGQQLNQQQQLQNKVTLANSLPPFHNELKGAAVTNVPNMQLQQPQQQAPMLPMAGSGSVAVTSAGPTADPEKRKLIQQQLVLLLHAHKCQRREQANGEVRACALPHCRTMKNVLNHMTHCQAGKSCQVAHCASSRQIISHWKNCTRHDCPVCLPLKNASDKRTQQPKLGSPNAGLQNSISSVGVGQPSPTINTSTPIDPSSMQRAYAALGLPYSSQTTGQSQQGPGQQAGAQNSQAQQQQQLQQQMRPINALGNQMALGGTAMGVTTSDQTNLHTDSVPNALNTNSQLLSDGSAVGSMGNLPTAAPMSATGTRKAWHEHVTQDLRSHLVHKLVQAIFPTPDPAALKDRRMENLVAYARKVEGDMYESANSRDEYYHFLAEKIYKIQKELEEKRRSRLQKQIMNQAPLAVQGTQQPSLPQPNAFGARPQNGPVPLPNMPNQIMNRMQVSQGMNQFNHMALPNAQISQAPMGARAASPMNHPQQMNLSAVPALGMSPSRMPQAQGMMAGHGAGNMVGQTNSQGQFLAQSQFPTGAAVNAAATMNVTVGSGMGQSPAQAAVTQQQQSANLPMNALGPSLGPQLVSSQTPLQSTPPAAASSAPTVGGATNLPHPQPSSRSSTPTLPAPAPGATPPRPTQPQPQVELPTAAQMQPPPQPPTTPLSQPGASLENRVPTPASASSADLHTQHVGADLPTQEVKTDANHDQQEYEAACGKIEPKMEAEEDMVSVKKEEPEEKTESMEVEEKKPEPKEEDDAGANGTTSSSPSQSRRKIFKPEELRQALMPTLESLYRQDPESLPFRQPVDPLLLGIPDYFDIVKNPIDLSTIKRKLDTSQYQEPWQYVDDVWLMFNNAWLYNRKTSRVYKYCSKLAEVFESEIDPVMQGLGYCCGRKYEFSPQTLCCYGKQLCTIPTGGTYYSYQNRYHFCEKCFNEIQGDSVTLGDDPAQPQTMISKDQFERKKNDVLDPEPFVECKDCGRKMHQICVLHYEVIWPSGFICKSCLKKSGKTRKENKFTAKRLQTTRLGMYIEDRVNKYLKRQNHPEAGEVFVRVVASSDKTVEVKPGMKARFVDTGEMPETFPYRTKALFAFEEIDGVDVCFFGMHVQEYGSECAFPNTRRVYISYLDSIHFFRPRILRTAVYHEILIGYLEYVKKLGYTQGHIWACPPSEGDDYIFHCHPPEQKIPKPKRLQEWYRKMLDKAFAERILHDYKDIFKQATEDRLTSANELPYFEGDFWPNVLEESIKELEQEEEERKKEENTAASETPEGAQGDSKNAKKKNNKKTNKNKSSLSRANKKKPGMPNVANDLSQKLYATMEKHKEVFFVIHLHSGPMANTLPPIVDPDPLLSCDLMDGRDAFLTLARDKHWEFSSLRRCKWSTMCMLVELHNQGQDRFVYTCNECKHHVETRWHCTVCEDFDLCISCYNTKGHEHQMVKWGLGLDDDNNSQSGEASKSPQESRRLSIQRCIQSLVHACQCRNANCSLPSCQKMKRVVQHTKGCKRKTNGGCPVCKQLIALCCYHAKHCQENKCPVPFCLNIKHKLRQQQMQHRLQQAQLMKRRMATMQGRTMPLPSPPATAAPSTPTSHTQPNTPQTPQPPLSNQPQTPNSARVMSPTFANAPRNGQPQAPVSQGKPGPQASPLHQQQSPLPQPPQAPQQLQQQPPPLAAVKMARHIEMMAQAQQNYRANMNGLPMNPPQQQQRMPGPVQPSMQMVPGPRGAQVMQPGMTPGQWPGAAGPIQAVQNPQGLVPGQTPQQPMTMQRAMMTPGQQPQQPARMLIPQQPGARPQTPQRPGTIAPNALQDLLRTLKSPSSPQQQQQVLNILKSNPQLMAAFIKQRTAKYQANQPQQPGGQQQQPGMPTIQPMTMAGAVQRPGMPPQQPQQPSAQGMASLGAQTQLMNPAHNTGPQVQEMYRRQLLRQQQQQQQQQQGVMPQGHPGQFPPQAQGTAATYSQLRMQQQQQQQQLALQAGAGTAGGGLGQLPPMSQMAQAGLGMDSTQNLLHQRMLQQQQQQQQQQLPQQQQVVLKQQMGSPAQPSPMSPQTHLLAGQSQTGGHLPGQPSLASALNNQVRSPAAVQSPCPSSQQQSQQQRPHSSPSPQVSNQAQPSPQHPHPPHSASPHPGLGGTLSGSIEQGHLGTPEQSAMLPQLNTPNRGVLNSDLGMVGDTTGDTLESFVAQL from the exons ATGGCTGAGAATCTGCTGGAGATGGGACCTCCCAGTTCCAAGCGGCCGAAGCTGAATTCACCTGCCCTGTCAGCGTCTGATGGACCAG ATCTGGGGTCACTTACCTGGGATGATTTGGAGAACGATCTTCCGGATGAATTGATCCCGAACGGAGGCGATCTGAGCTTGATGAGTGGAATGCCATCAAACGGAGGAGCAGCATCCGGTCCAGGAGGAACTCCGACAGgcctcggcggcggcggcagcggcgttCCCGATGCAGCTGCTAAGCACAAGCAGCTCTCGGAGCTCCTTCGAGGGGGTAACAGCTCCAGTATTGCGAGCACAGGACTGAACTCAGCCAACTCCCAAGCAGGTAGTATGGGGCCGCAGCTGGGTACACCGCTGGGTAAGAGCCCCCTTGGCCAAGGCTCCCCCAACAACCACCATTCACCCCAGGCTCAGAAAGCAGGAACACCAAGTGGAGTTGCTGGACAGAACACCAACGGTAATACTGCAGCGATGGGTTTGAACTCAGCGGGATTTAATCAGACAATGATTAATAATGGACCGAGCCACGGCGGGCTCCTCCCGCAGGGCGGGCAACCTCAACCTGGGCAGATGATGAACGGTGGTCTTGGAGCCGATGCTGGGAGAGTACGAGCGGCTGGGGTGGGGGTCATGCAGTACCAGGGAGCGTCAAtgcaggcagctgcagcaggagcgggaggagcagcCAGTGCATTGGCAGAAACACTTACCCAGGGAGGGCAGCAGATGGGGGCTCACACCAATCTCAATGGTGCCCAGCAGGCAGGAAGTCTCAACAAG ATGGGTCTGAGCAGCAATGGGGGTCCATTTGGGGCCCAACCCTATGGACAGGGTGCTACCGGGCCTGGCCAGCAGCtcaaccaacagcagcagctacagaacaAGGTTACCCTTGCAAACAGTTTGCCACCTTTCCACAATGAGCTGAAAGGTGCTGCTGTCACTAACGTGCCAAACATG cagctccagcagcctcaACAGCAAGCGCCCATGCTCCCAATGGCTGGCAGCGGCAGTGTGGCGGTGACATCGGCGGGCCCCACAGCTGACCCAGAGAAACGCAAAttgatccagcagcagctggtcctgCTGCTTCATGCACACAAGTGCCAGCGCCGGGAGCAGGCGAACGGCGAGGTGAGGGCGTGCGCTCTTCCTCACTGCCGCACAATGAAGAACGTCCTCAACCACATGACCCACTGCCAGGCTGGCAAGTCCTGCCAGG TGGCTCATTGTGCGTCATCCAGACAGATCATTTCTCACTGGAAAAATTGTACACGACATGACTGTCCCGTCTGCCTGCCGCTGAAGAATGCCAGTGACAAACGTACTCAGCAAC CAAAGCTGGGCTCCCCTAATGCAGGCCTCCAGAACTCCATTTCTTCAGTTGGTGTGGGCCAGCCAAGTCCCACCATTAATACCTCAACTCCTATAGACCCCTCCTCCATGCAGAGAGCCTACGCGGCACTTGGGCTGCCGTACAGCAGCCAGACAACCGGGCAGAGCCAGCAGGGCCCAGGACAGCAAGCAGGTGCACAAAATTCACAagctcagcaacagcagcagcttcaacagCAAATGAGGCCCATCAATGCACTTG GTAACCAGATGGCTCTTGGAGGCACAGCAATGGGTGTGACCACTTCAGACCAGACAAACCTGCACACAGATTCTGTTCCCAATGCACTCAACACTAACAG tcagctgctgtcagacggTTCAGCTGTGGGCTCGATGGGCAACCTGCCCACTGCAGCACCCATGTCAGCCACAGGCACCAGGAAAGCGTGGCACGAGCACGTCACTCAGGACCTGCGAAGTCACCTTGTGCATAAACT GGTACAAGCCATATTCCCAACCCCAGATCCGGCAGCTTTGAAGGACAGAAGGATGGAGAACCTTGTAGCGTATGCCAGGAAGGTGGAAGGGGACATGTACGAGTCGGCTAACAGTCGT GATGAATACTATCATTTTCTGGCTGAGAAAATCTATAAGATCCAAAAGgaactggaggagaagaggcgcTCCAGGCTACAGAAGCAGATAATGAACCAAGCACCTTTGGCTGTTCAGGGTACACAACAGCCCAGCCTTCCCCAACCTAATGCCTTTGGCGCAAGGCCACAGA ATGGACCTGTTCCTTTGCCCAACATGCCAAATCAAATCATGAATCGCATGCAAGTTTCACAAG GAATGAACCAGTTCAACCACATGGCTCTCCCCAATGCCCAGATCTCTCAGGCACCAATGGGAGCCCGAGCTGCTTCGCCTATGAACCACCCACAGCAAATGAACCTGAGTGCCGTCCCAGCA cTGGGCATGTCCCCATCCAGGATGCCCCAAGCCCAGGGCATGATGGCCGGACATGGGGCCGGTAACATGGTAGGTCAGACAAACAGCCAGGGACAGTTTCTTGCACAGAGCCAGTTCCCGACTGGAGCTGCAGTTAATGCGGCAGCGACTATGAATGTCACTGTGGGATCTGGCATGGGCCAATCGCCTGCTCAAGCTGCTGTTACTCAG cagcagcagagtgctAACCTACCCATGAATGCACTTGGCCCCTCACTGGGCCCTCAGCTAGTTTCTTCCCAAACCCCTTTGCAATCcacgcctcctgctgctgcctcctctgcccCTACAGTTGGGGGGGCCACTAACCTGCCGCACCCCCAGCCCTCAAGCCGCagctccacccccaccctccctgcCCCCGCCCCAGGTGCCACCCCACCCCGCCCCACTCAGCCCCAACCCCAGGTGGAACTccccacagcagcacagatgcaACCCCCGCCTCAGCCCCCTACCACGCCG TTGTCTCAGCCTGGAGCCAGCCTGGAAAACCGGGTCCCTACACCAGCCTCGGCATCCAGTGCTGACTTGCATACTCAGCATGTTGGAGCAGACCTACCAACCCAGGAGGTCAAAACCGACGCAAACCATGACCAACAGGAGTATGAGGCAGCATGCGGCAAAATTGAGCCCAAGATGGAG GCTGAAGAAGACATGGTGTCGGTAAAGAAGGAGGAGCCAGAAGAAAAGACTGAGTctatggaggtggaggagaaaaagcCAGAACCGAAGGAAGAGGATGACGCTGGAGCTAATGGCACAACTTCCTCATCTCCCTCTCAGTCAAGAAGGAAAA TCTTTAAGCCAGAGGAGTTGCGTCAGGCACTAATGCCAACGCTGGAGTCTCTGTACAGACAAGACCCTGAGTCACTGCCCTTCCGACAGCCAGTAGACCCCTTGCTTCTAGGGATACCG GACTACTTTGACATTGTAAAGAATCCAATAGACTTGTCCACAATAAAGCGCAAACTCGATACAAGTCAGTATCAAGAGCCCTGGCAGTACGTAGATGATGTCTGGTTGATGTTCAACAATGCTTGGTTGTACAATCGCAAGACATCTCGTGTCTACAAGTACTGTTCCAAACTCGCCGAGGTGTTCGAGTCTGAAATCGACCCTGTGATGCAGGGTCTGGGATACTGCTGTGGAAGGAAG TATGAGTTCTCTCCACAAACtctctgttgctatggcaagCAGCTCTGCACCATACCCACTGGAGGCACATATTATAGCTACCAAAACAG gtaTCATTTCTGTGAAAAGTGCTTCAATGAGATCCAGGGAGATAGTGTGACATTAGGAGACGATCCTGCACAGCCACAAAC GATGATCTCAAAAGATCAGTTTGAACGCAAGAAGAATGACGTACTCGACCCTGAACC GTTTGTTGAATGTAAAGATTGTGGACGGAAGATGCACCAAATCTGCGTCTTACACTACGAGGTCATCTGGCCATCTGG ATTCATCTGTAAGAGCTGTTTAAAGAAAAGTGGGAAAACGCGGAAGGAAAACAAGTTCACTGCAAAAC GGCTACAGACAACACGACTAGGAATGTACATTGAAGACCGCGTAAATAAATACTTGAAAAGACAGAACCACCCAGAAGCTGGAGAGGTGTTTGTGCGAGTGGTGGCGAGCTCTGATAAAACGGTTGAAGTAAAACCGGGCATGAAAGCCAG GTTTGTGGACACTGGAGAAATGCCCGAGACGTTTCCCTACAGAACCAAAGCACTTTTTGCCTTTGAGGAGATTGATGGTGTGGACGTGTGCTTCTTTGGAATGCATGTCCAGGAATATGGTTCAGAGTGCGCATTCCCCAACACTAG GCGGGTCTACATATCATACCTTGACAGTATTCACTTCTTTAGACCTCGCATTCTACGGACTGCAGTATACCATGAGATCCTCATCGGATACTTAGAATATGTCAAGAAACTCGG ATATACCCAAGGCCACATCTGGGCATGTCCACCTAGTGAAGGAGATGACTATATCTTTCACTGCCATCCCCCTGAACAGAAGATCCCGAAGCCAAAGAGACTGCAGGAGTGGTACCGGAAGATGCTGGACAAGGCTTTTGCTGAGAGAATTCTGCATGACTATAAG gacatcttcaaacaGGCAACAGAAGATCGCCTTACCAGTGCTAATGAGTTGCCGTACTTTGAGGGTGACTTCTGGCCCAATGTGTTGGAAGAGAGCATCAAGGAAttggaacaggaagaggaggagcggaaGAAGGAAGAGAATACAGCTGCCTCTGAAACTCCCGAG GGTGCACAAGGTGATagcaaaaatgcaaaaaagaagAACAACAAGAAGACCAATAAGAATAAGAGCAGCCTGAGCCGAGCCAATAAGAAGAAGCCTGGGATGCCGAATGTAGCCAATGATCTATCCCAGAAGCTCTACGCCACCATGGAGAAGCACAAAGAG GTGTTCTTTGTGATCCACCTCCACTCTGGACCCATGGCCAATACGCTGCCCCCCATTGTTGACCCTGACCCTTTGCTCTCTTGTGACTTGATGGATGGCCGCGATGCCTTCCTGACGCTCGCCAGGGACAAACATTGGGAGTTCAGCTCGCTCAGAAGGTGCAAGTGGAGCACCATGTGCATGCTTGTGGAGCTGCACAACCAGGGCCAGGACCGCTTCGTGTATACATGCAATGAGTGCAAACACCACGTGGAGACACGGTGGCACTGCACTGTGTGTGAG GACTTTGATCTGTGCATTAGCTGTTACAACACAAAGGGACATGAGCACCAAATGGTGAAATGGGGCCTCGGTCTGGATGATGACAACAACAGTCAGAGTGGTGAGGCCTCCAAGAGCCCACAGGAGAGCCGGCGGTTAAGTATCCAGCGCTGCATCCAGTCCCTCGTGCACGCGTGTCAGTGCCGCAATGCCAACTGCTCTCTGCCGTCCTGCCAAAAGATGAAGCGAGTGGTGCAGCATACCAAGGGTTGCAAGCGCAAAACCAATGGCGGCTGCCCTGTATGCAAGCAGCTGATCGCGTTATGCTGTTACCATGCAAAGCACTGTCAGGAGAACAAATGCCCGGTCCCGTTCTGCCTCAACATCAAGCACAAGCTGCgtcagcagcagatgcagcacaGGCTTCAGCAAGCCCAGCTGATGAAGAGGCGAATGGCCACCATGCAAGGCAGAACCATGCCACTGCCGTCCCCACCCGCCACAGCCGCGCCCAGCACTCCCACGTCTCACACGCAGCCAAACACTCCCCAGACGCCGCAGCCGCCACTCTCCAATCAGCCCCAGACACCAAATTCAGCAAGGGTTATGTCTCCTACTTTCGCCAATGCGCCTCGCAACGGCCAGCCTCAAGCACCGGTGTCGCAGGGCAAGCCTGGACCCCAGGCATCGCCTCTACATCAACAGCAGTCCCCGCTCCCCCAGCCACCCCAAGCCcctcagcagctacagcagcagccgcccCCCCTCGCCGCGGTTAAGATGGCGCGTCATATTGAAATGATGGCGCAGGCTCAGCAGAACTACCGGGCAAACATGAATGGCCTTCCCATGAACcctccacagcaacagcagcgcaTGCCCGGACCAGTACAACCATCCATGCAGATGGTCCCGGGGCCAAGGGGGGCTCAAGTCATGCAACCTGGCATGACCCCGGGACAATGGCCAGGGGCTGCAGGGCCTATACAGGCAGTTCAGAATCCACAGGGCCTTGTTCCTGGTCAAACACCACAACAACCCATGACCATGCAGCGAGCCATGATGACCCCAGGCCAGCAACCTCAGCAGCCCGCAAGGATGTTAATTCCTCAGCAGCCCGGTGCCAGGCCACAGACGCCCCAAAGGCCTGGTACTATTGCACCCAACGCCCTGCAGGACCTCCTCCGCACCCTCAAATCTCCCAGCTCacctcagcagcaacagcaagtCCTTAACATCCTCAAATCAAATCCTCAGTTAAtggctgcattcatcaaacagcGTACAGCCAAATATCAGGCCAACCAAccgcagcagcctggaggtcagcaacagcagcccgGCATGCCGACAATACAACCCATGACTATGGCAGGGGCAGTGCAGAGGCCAGGAATGCCGCCTCAGCAGCCCCAGCAGCCTTCTGCACAGGGCATGGCTTCGTTAGGGGCTCAAACACAGCTGATGAACCCAGCGCACAACACCGGACCCCAGGTGCAGGAGATGTACCGTCGCCAGCTCttaagacagcagcagcagcagcagcagcagcagcaaggagTGATGCCCCAGGGCCACCCTGGTCAGTTCCCACCTCAGGCACAGGGGACTGCAGCAACATACTCCCAGCTTcgcatgcagcagcagcagcagcagcagcagttagccTTGCAGGCAGGTgctggaacagctggaggaggcctgggCCAGCTCCCACCAATGTCTCAGATGGCCCAAGCAGGCCTAGGGATGGACTCCACCCAGAACTTACTGCATCAGCGaatgcttcagcagcagcagcagcagcagcagcagcaacttccacagcagcagcaggttgtccTCAAGCAGCAGATGGGCTCTCCTGCCCAGCCCAGCCCAATGAGCCCCCAGACCCACCTGCTTGCAGGCCAGTCTCAAACCGGAGGCCACCTTCCTGGACAGCCTTCGTTAGCCAGCGCCCTTAACAATCAAGTCCGTTCCCCTGCAGCAGTGCAGTCGCCGTGCCCTTCTTCTCAGCAGCAgtctcagcagcagcggccACATTCCAGTCCCTCCCCGCAGGTCTCAAATCAAGCCCAGCCCTCGCCACAGCACCCGCATCCACCTCACTCGGCATCCCCCCACCCTGGACTCGGGGGCACGCTGTCAGGGTCCATTGAACAGGGGCACTTGGGGACACCTGAACAAAGTGCCATGCTACCACAGCTTAACACACCCAACAGGGGGGTGCTGAACAGTGACTTGGGGATGGTGGGGGACACTACAGGAGACACTCTGGAAAGTTTCGTGGCGCAATTGTAG